From a single Chloroflexia bacterium SDU3-3 genomic region:
- a CDS encoding NAD(P)/FAD-dependent oxidoreductase — translation MTDYDSVIVGAGPNGLAAGIRLAQAGRRVLVMEQADEVGGGVRSAALTLPGFTHDICSAIHPMAYASPFLGGLPLRRYGLRWVHPAAPVAHPLDGGRAVLVGRSVKETAAQFGRDAGAYYALMAPLVRHLPQILAMFMRPWPVPAQPLTFARFGLRALWPAAALARALFRRPEARALLAGHAAHTMVALEEPATAAAGLLLLALAHATGWPFPRGGARAIPRAMAALLCDLGGHVQTGRMVRSLDDLPPHGDALFDLTPRQLLGIAGERLPAGERAALGRFRYGPGVFKIDYAIEGDMPWAAPQCARAGTLHLGGTLDEVAESERQVAHGQVPDAPFVLLAQQSVFDRSRAPVGRNAIWAYCHVPHGSAADMTERIEAQIERFAPGFRARILARSVRGPQEMEAYNPNYIGGDINGGRQDLIQTYARPTLRRDPYATGARGIYLCSASTPPGGGVHGMCGYYAAESALRHPPA, via the coding sequence ATGACAGACTACGACTCGGTGATCGTTGGGGCGGGGCCAAACGGGCTGGCGGCGGGCATCCGGCTGGCCCAGGCGGGCAGGCGCGTGCTGGTGATGGAGCAGGCCGACGAGGTGGGCGGCGGGGTGCGCTCGGCGGCGCTCACGCTGCCGGGCTTCACCCACGACATCTGCTCGGCCATCCACCCCATGGCCTACGCCTCGCCGTTCCTAGGCGGCCTGCCGCTGCGGCGCTACGGGCTGCGCTGGGTGCACCCCGCCGCGCCGGTGGCCCACCCGCTGGATGGCGGGCGCGCGGTGCTGGTGGGCCGCTCGGTGAAGGAGACCGCCGCGCAATTCGGGCGCGATGCAGGCGCGTACTACGCCCTGATGGCCCCGCTGGTGCGCCACCTGCCGCAGATCCTGGCCATGTTCATGCGCCCCTGGCCCGTCCCCGCCCAGCCGCTCACCTTCGCCCGCTTCGGGCTGCGCGCCCTGTGGCCCGCCGCGGCGCTGGCCCGCGCCCTGTTCCGCCGCCCCGAGGCGCGAGCGCTGCTGGCCGGGCACGCCGCCCACACCATGGTGGCGCTGGAGGAGCCAGCCACCGCCGCCGCCGGGCTGCTGCTGCTGGCCCTGGCCCACGCCACCGGCTGGCCCTTCCCGCGCGGCGGCGCCAGGGCCATCCCCCGCGCCATGGCTGCGCTGCTGTGCGACCTGGGCGGCCATGTGCAGACCGGACGCATGGTGCGCTCGCTCGACGACCTGCCGCCGCACGGCGATGCGCTATTCGACCTGACGCCCCGCCAGCTGCTGGGCATCGCAGGCGAGCGGCTGCCCGCAGGCGAGCGCGCCGCGCTGGGGCGGTTCCGCTACGGGCCGGGCGTGTTCAAGATCGACTACGCCATCGAGGGCGATATGCCCTGGGCCGCGCCCCAGTGCGCCCGCGCGGGCACCCTGCACCTGGGCGGCACGCTGGATGAGGTGGCCGAGAGTGAGCGACAGGTGGCGCACGGCCAGGTGCCCGACGCGCCCTTCGTGCTGCTGGCCCAGCAGAGCGTATTCGACCGCAGCCGCGCGCCTGTCGGTCGCAACGCCATCTGGGCCTACTGCCACGTGCCCCACGGCAGCGCCGCCGACATGACCGAACGCATCGAGGCCCAGATCGAGCGCTTCGCCCCGGGCTTCCGCGCCCGCATCCTGGCGCGCTCGGTGCGCGGCCCGCAGGAGATGGAGGCCTACAACCCCAACTACATCGGCGGCGACATCAACGGCGGCAGGCAGGATCTCATCCAGACCTACGCCCGCCCCACACTGCGCCGCGACCCCTACGCCACCGGCGCACGCGGCATCTACCTCTGCTCCGCATCCACCCCACCAGGCGGCGGCGTCCACGGCATGTGCGGCTACTACGCCGCCGAGTCAGCCCTGCGCCACCCGCCAGCCTAG